A stretch of DNA from Myxococcales bacterium:
CGAACGGGTCCACTGCATCGGCACGTCCATGTACTCACCACCACCGTGGTAGCTGACCAGGACCAGGTCGTTCTCCTTGCGCGCCTTCTTCAGTGGCGCTTCGAGCAGCTTGAACGCCGCCCAGGCCACGTGGTTTCGCGCGACGTGCTCCTGGATCGGGCCTTGGTTCCAGATGTCCGTCACGGCGAAGACCGCGATGCGAAAACCTTTGATCGTGAGCAGCGTCGGTTCGTACATGCGACCCGGTTCGCGCGTGGCCCCGGCGTAGCGCACCTTGGCGCGCTCCAGGTTGGCAATGGTCTGGAAGAACGCGTCTTTTCCGTAGTCCCAGGCGTGATTGTTGGCGAGGGAGACCAGCTGGATCCCGGCCTGGGCGAGCACGTCGGCGCCGCCGGGTGGACCGGTGAACACCAGGTGGTTGTTCGGATGCTGGGTCTCACCCTGCTGCTCACTCAGCTGCGACTCCAGGTTCACGATGCGCAGGTCAGCGCTGGCGAGGAGCGGCGCGATTTCTCGGAACGGAGCGTATTTCGGATCGGCAATGATGCGCGCCCCTGCGCCGCGACCGAGGTTGACGTCCCCGCCGACCAGGACCACGACCCGATCACTCTTCTTCTCTTCAGCGGCCGCTGGCGGAGCCGCATCAGCAGGGGGCGCAGGCACAGCGGCGGCACTCGCCGGGGCCGGAACCTGGGCGTCGGGCGTGGCGGAGGGCTCTTTGCGCTCCGCGCAGGCCACGAGCCCGCCGAGCACGGCGGCCCAGAATCCGAACGATACGCGCATGAGTGTGAGCCGGATAATTCTGGCATTTCACCGAGCCCGAGGCCCGTTTGTGGATCGAATCGGCGGAGCGCGGGACAATCGTGCGCATGCGCCGTCTCGTGCTCACCGGTGTGTTCGTGTTGGCTGCATGTGCGGCCAGCCGTGCGCCGGAGGCGAAGCCGCCAGCATCGAGCCAGAGCACGGCTTCGCACTTCGTCGCAAACACGACGCCACGCGCCGAGACGGCAAGCGCCGCCGCCGCGCCGAATGACGTCGCGCTCTCGCCCGCTGATTTCTTCGGCGCCGACTACCCGAGGGCAAAAGCGCGAGCGCCGGGCAGCGGAGTCGGTTCGCTGACGTGGGGCACCTGGATCCAGCCTGGGCCCCGCGCTGGCTCCTTGCCCCTCGGCAGCATTCGGCAAGGCGGCACTCTCCCGCTTCTGGACTCCGAAATCTTGCCGGGCAACGGCAGCTGCCCACGCTTCGTCAAGGTCGAGGGAGGCTTCGTGTGTGCCGGGCCTCGCGCCACCCTCGACATGAATTCACGCTGGCTGACGGCGGGCGCGTGGACGGAGCCGGCGCCGGGTGTGATGCCGTACCAGTACGCGCTCTCGGTGGGCACGCCCATGCTGACCCGGCCCCTGCCAGCGGAGAAGATGTTGTGGAAGACCGGCGCCCGCGACCGACCGCCGATGCGCGGTTGGAACGCTGGACATGACGAGCTCGCCGAGGACGAACCCATCGCACCCAACGGTCCGATCCCTGATTTTCTGAAGGACGGCGGTCAGGTCCCGACGCCCTGGGGTGAACCCAAGGGGTCCTTCTTCAAGATGATCCCCGCGGGAACCATGCTCGCGTACACCCGCGCCTTCGAGGCCTTCGGCGAGACGTGGGTGCTCTCTACCAACATGAGTGTGATCCCGGCGCGCGGCTTGAAACGCTTCCGTGTGTCGACGTTCCACGGCGTCGAGCTCGACAAGGGCACCCAGCTGCCTCTGGCGTGGATGCGCAAGACCCCGAGACCGAAGTGGAGAAAGTCAGCGCAAGGTTTCGAGGCGACGGGCGAGACCTGGCCGGTCAAGACCTGGGTCGCTCTGACCGGTCGCGAAGAGGAGAGCGACAAGCGCCGCTTCCTGGAGACCCGTGAGGCGGGTGTGTTCCTCGAACGGTCCGACGCCACGCTGGTGGAAGCGCGGCCAAAGCCACCGTGGGAGACGAAGGGCACCGGCAAGTGGCTGCACGTTCGGGTCAACCGCGGCACGCTGACCGCCTATGAAGGGCCGAAGCCGGTGTTCACGACTCTGATCTCACCCGGCCAGAAGGACGCCACTCCGTATGGGCGTTATTTCGTCGAGAGCAAACATCACTTCTCGACCATGAGCACCGCGAAGGGTGAGGCCGCCGGGTTCTTCATCGCCGACGTGCCCTGGACCATCTACTTCAAGCGCCCGTACGCGATTCACGCGAGTTACTGGCACGAAGATTTCGGCGAGCGCAAGAGCGGCGGCTGCATCAACCTGTCGCCGCTCGACGCGCACCGCGTCTTTCAGTGGGTCACACCCGACCTGCCCCAAGGCTGGGACACCGTGCAGGCGCCCGCCAAGGGTGACACCACGTTCGTGTTGGTCGAGGGCTGAGCCGCGCGTCGCCGCGCGCTCAGTGCAGTGTGCCGGTGAAGAACAGCGTGAACGCGGTGGTGTTGTAGTCGGCCTTCACCGAGTCCTTGTCGTACTTCAGGGGTGCGTACATGAACCGGAGCTCCGGCCCGAGGCTCCACTGCTCACCGACCCAGAAGTCGTACCCACCGCCGATGCCAAACACCGCGCCGGACGGCTTCTCGTTGTTGTTGCTGTTGTTATTGTTGTTGTCGTTGTCGTCGAGCTGACCAAAACCGATCAACGCTTGCAGGTATCCACCCGACGTCGCGTCGAAGTAGTACTGGCCGAACAGTCCGAACACCGAGAAGGTGAGGGTCTCGTCCTTGGTGTCGATCTTCGTGCCGTCGAGCTCGAAGTCGGGCTCCGACACACCATGACCCAAGAGCGCGCCGCCGAGCACGAAGCCGGGGGCGATCGTGCCACCGATCATCAACCCCAAACCCACGCCACTACCCTTGATGCTGCCGCTGAGCTCGACGGGATCGGTAACCTCGATCTTGGTGTTGACGTACGCGTACCCGAGCCCCATGCGCAGGAAGAACCCGTCGTGCTCATGCACGCCCACCGGCTGTCGCGCCATGGGCGGCGGTGGCTCACCCTGGGCGGGATAACCGTAGTAGCCGGGTGGCGGTGCGCCCTGCGGAGGCGGTGCGCCGGGTTGCCCGTAGGCCGCAGGCGGCGGCGGCTGACCAGCGGGAGGCTGCGCCGGTTGTGTGGGCGGCGGCGGAGGCGGAGGCGGTGCCGGTTCACCCGCGGGGGGTGGCGGCGGAGGCGGTGGCGGTGGAGGCGGCTCGCCCTGCGCCAGGGCGCCCGCACCAAATCCCATCAGCGCCACGAACACCAGACTGCCGACCAAGCTTCGATGTGAAAGCCGCATTCTCACTACCTCCCGGGGGTCCGAGCCTCCTGCACATGATGGGCGCTCGTCAACAGCAGGCTCGCTGCCCGGCGGAGGTCGCACGCCAAAATACGCCGGTCGATCGCCTCGCAGCGACGCGGCATCGCACGCCTCAGCGCTCCGGCAGGCAGCGAAGCGCTGCATCGACGAACGGATGTCGCGCGCCGCTGCTCCAGGCGGCTGGCAGGTTCTGGCCTTCGCCAAGGACCGCGGCGCGTTCTATTACCTGCTCTACCTGCTGCCGCTCGGGGCGCTAGCGGCCGGTCTGCTCGCATGGGTCGACCGGCGCACGGCTGGCACCCTCGCCATGCTGGTGGGCGGCGCTTTTCTCGGCTGGGGAGCGCTCGAGGTGCTGCGCGTGCTGTACGCCACTACTTTTGCGGGGGTTTGGCTCACGGCCCTCGGCGCGCTGGTGCTGTTCGTGGCGGGCGTCGAGACCAGGTCCCGGGCGTGACGCTTGCGGGCGCTGTTCGGGCCAGCGACCATCCCACGACTCGCATGACAGCCGTTCCCCCGTCTGAAAACCCACTGCGTGCAGGCATGCTCGAAGAGCTCAGTGTGGAGCCTTGCGCTCTCGTGATCTTCGGAGCCAGCGGTGATCTCACCGGCCGCAAGCTCTTGCCGGGGGTGTACGCCCTGGCAAAAAACCGCATGCTCCCCAGCGCGTTCGCGGTGGTCGGTTTCGCTCGGCGTCCGATCAGCGACGCCGAGTTCCGCGACAAGATGAAGAGCTCGGTCCAGAAGTACGCGCGCTCGCAGCCGCTGGACGAACCGGTCTGGGACGATCTGGCGCGGGGCATGCGCTACGTGCAAGGAGCGTTCGACGACGCGACCGCGTACCGGAAGCTGAAGGAGACCCTGGAGGAGCTCGACCGCACCCGAGGCACCGCCGGCGGGCGCACCTTCTACCTGGCCGTCCCTCCGGACGCCGTGCGGGGCATCGTCGAACAGCTGGTCGAAGCGGGGCTGTGCCCGCGACCCGACGGCCCGGGCACTCCGTACGCGCGGGTGATCGTCGAGAAACCCTTCGGGGTGGATCTGGCCTCGGCCAAGCAGCTCAATCGTGACCTCCTGGGGCTCCTGGACGAGCGCCAGGTGTTTCGCATCGATCACTACCTGGGCAAAGAGACGGTGCAGAACCTGCTGGTGCTGCGCTTCGGCAACACGATCTTCGAGCCGCTGTGGAATCGCAGCCACGTGTCTCACGTCGAGCTGACGGTGGCGGAGCACATTGGCATGGAAGGCCGGGGCAAGTTCTACGAGCAGACGGGCTTGATGCGCGACATCGTGCAAAACCACACGCTGCAGCTGTTGTCCCTGGTCGCCATGGAAGCGCCCGTCGCCTGGGACGCCGACGCCGTACGCGACGAGAAGGTGAAGGCCCTGCGCGCTCTGCGGCAGATCCGCAGCATCGAAGAGATCCGCACGAGCACGCTGCGAGGACAGTACGCCGGAGGCGTCGTCCGGGGTGACGCCGTGCCCGGCTACCGCGAGGAGCCCGACGTCGCTGGGGCGAGCAGCGTCGAGACCTACGTCGCGATCGAGGCGCGCGTGGAGAACTGGCGCTGGGCGGGAGTGCCGTTCTACATCCGCGCTGGCAAACGCCTGGCAAAACGCGTCACCGAAATCGGGCTGCACTTCCGGCCGCTGCCCCACCCGCTGTTCGACGAGAGCACCCTCGGGCTCAGGCAACCGAACTCGTTGGTGCTGCGCATTCAGCCGGACGAGGGCATCGCACTCCGGTTTGCCAGCAAGATCCCCGGCCAAGGCGTCGCGATGCGGGACGTTGCCATGGATTTTCGCTACGGCACCGCGTTCGGGCACGAGAGCCCCGAGGCCTACGAGCGGCTCCTGCTCGACACGATGCGAGGCGATGCGACGCTCTTCACGCGTCACGACGAGGTCGAGGCGCAGTGGTCGTTCGTCGATCCGATCCTGGCGGCATGGCGGGACAACGCGGCGCTCCTGGCGAGCTACCCGGCTGGCGGCTGGGGACCCGCGGAATCCGACGCGATGCTGGCGCGGAACGGGCACCACTGGAGCAAACCGTGACCGTGCGCGTGAGCGACTCACTCTCCCGCATCGAGCGCGAGCTGGGCGCCCTGTGGCAGCCGGATGCCTCGGGACAGATCAAACCCCACGCCACCACGCTCAACCTGATCGCAGTTCACGGTCAGCGCGAGCCATCGTTCCTGGAGACGCTCGACGACGTCGCGGCTCGGCTCGGCGCGCACGTTCATCGTGAGTGTGGAGGGTCGCCTCGAACCGCGGGCCCTCGACGCCGAGGTGTCGGCCGTCTGCCGCGTGGAGCCGGGTACGCTTCGAGAGGCGGTGTGCGCCGAGCGGGTGAGCCTGACGTTCGGCGCACTCCTGGGCAAACGCGCGGCGTCGATCCTCGCTTCGCTGATCGAAGCGTCGCTGCCCACGGCGTTGTTCGTCGGTCCCGGCGCACCCGCCGCGGTGGTCGAGGCCCTGTGCCCCGAGGCGGGGGTCGTCGTGCTCGACAGCGCCGAGCTCGGCCTCGAGCGCGCGGCCAAGCTCGCGGGACTGGGGCAGGCAAAAATCCACGATCTTGCCTTCATTCGCGGCCGGCGCTCGCGGGAAATGCTGGCGCGGGTGTTCGACGACTGCGGTCTGCGCCCGGCGCTCGGTCGGATCCGAGCGATTGACATCGTGCACGCCGAGCGCCCGGGGCACGTCGGCGCGGGCGTCGAAGCGGAGCTGCTGATCGCGTGGCTCGCGGCGCGGCTCGGCTGGGATGCGTCGCTCCGCGACAAGAGCGGAACGCCGGTTCACGTCAGTGTGCAGAGTGCAACGCGAGACGGCGTGTTGCCGGGCTGCCTGCTCTTGGTGGTGTTGCACGCGGAGCTGGACGCAGGCCCGCTCGAAGCTCGCATCGAGCGCAGCGCCGATGGGGAGCACCTGTCGTTGACCGTGAGCTCACCGGGCGCGTCGGACCAAGTGCGTCGCTTTTCGGTCCCCCGGCGCGACGATGCGGAGCTGGTCGAGCGCGCGATCCGCAGCTTTCGAGACGACGAGCTGGTGCGAGAGGCGCTCGCGTTTGCCAAGGAATGGAAATCTCATGCCTGAAATTCTGGTGACGAACGACGCCGGTGAGCTCGCCGAGCAGGCCCGAACGCTGGCCTCCACCATCATCGCAACCGCCATCGACCAGCGCGGTGTTGCCAACATCGCGCTCTCCGGCGGCTCCACGCCGGGCGAGACGTATCGACTCCTGGCTGAGAGCGGTCTCGACATCGAACACTGCCGCTGGTTCTTCGTCGACGAGCGCTGTGTTGCTCCCGACAACGAACGCAGCAACTACCGGGCAGCTCGTCGTGAGCTGTTCGAGTCTGCAAAGATCTCGGACGCTCACGTCTTCCGCATGCTGGGTGAGCTGGGCGCGGAGGCCGGGGCGCGTGCCTACACGGAGGTGCTCGACGCCGAGCTCGGTGCGGGGGCACCCATGGACCTGGTGATTGCTGGCCTCGGCAACGACGGGCACACCGCGTCGCTCTTTCCCGGCACCGGCGCCGTGCGTTTGCCCGGACGTGTCGTTGCCGTGACCCCAGGCGGAGAGCTCGAGCCGCGCATCAGCCTCGGGCGCGACATGCTGCTCGCGTCGCGGCGAGTGCTGCTATTGGTCAGTGGCGCTGGCAAACGCTCCGCCCTGGTCCAGGCCCTCGCGGCCGGGGACGAGGACGTGATCCCCGCGCGCATTTACCTCGCTGCGCCAGCCGGCGTCGTGACGGTGATCATGGACGCCGCCGCTCAGGGCTGACCCGCGTGGGAGGCTGCGCTCGGGCGGCTCGACAGCCCGGACGATGGACGCTAATTGAGCCGCATCATGCGCATTTCCGTGGTGGGTTCAGGGTATGTGGGTCTGGTGGCGGGCGCCTGTTTTGCCGACGTCGGCACGGACGTCACTTGCGTCGATGTGGACGAGAGCAAGCTGGAGAAACTCCGGCGCGGCGAGGTCCCGTTCTTCGAGCCGCGGCTCAACGAGCTGGTGAAGCGGAACCACCCGGACCGGCTGCGCTTCAGCTCGAACCTGGCGGACAGCATCGCGGGTCGCAAGGCCGTGTTCATCGCCGTCGGCACCCCGCCGAACGAGGATGGCTCGGCAGATCTACAGCACGTGCTGAAGGTCGCCGAGGACGTGGCCAAGAGCGCCACCAACGATCTGGCGCTGGTGACCAAGAGCACCGTCCCGGTGGGCACGAACAAGAAGGTGCGTGAGGTCGTCGCGCGTCACGCCAAACATCGCATCAGCGTGGTCTCGAACCCGGAGTTCTTGAAGGAGGGCGACGCGGTCAACGATTTCTTGAAGCCCGATCGCATCGTGATCGGCTGCGACGACGACGAGGCGTACGAGGTGCTCGCGCGCCTGTACGCGCCGTTCAATCGCCAGAAGGAACGCATCCACCGCATGAGCCCCGAGAGCGCCGAGATCGTGAAGTACGCGGCCAACGCCCTGCTCGCGACCAAGATCTCGTTCATGAACGAGATCGCGCGCCTGTGCGACGTGGTCGGTGCCGACGCGGAGGACGTGCGCAGCGCCGTCGGCGCCGACGAGCGCATCGGTCTGCAATTTCTGTATCCGGGCCTGGGTTTCGGCGGCAGCTGCTTCCCGAAGGACCTGCGGGCGCTGGTGCACACAGCCAAGGACCTCGGCATTCCGATGGGGGTTGCAGAAGCGGCCACACGAGCCAACGACGAGCCGGTACGGCTGCTGCTCGAGCACATGGAGGCTGATCTGGGGGGTGTCGCGGGCAAGACGATCGCGGTCTGGGGCCTGGCCTTCAAGCCGCGCACCGACGACATCCGCGAGGCGCCTGCGCTGAAGTTGATCGAGCACCTCGTGAACAAGGGCGCCGTCGTGCGCGCGACCGATCCCCAAGCGCGAGAGACGGCGCTCGTGCGGCTGAAAGAGCTCGGCATCGCGGAGAAGGTCGCGCTCAGCGCCGACTACTACGAGACCTGCAGCGGCGCGGACGCCCTGGTCGTGGCCACCGAGTGGAACCAGTACCGCTCACCCGACTTCGACCGGGTCCGCACCTCGATGAAGGGCCGGATGGTGTTCGACGGTCGCAACTGCCTGGTCCCCGGCAGCGTCCGGGACGCCGGCCTGCGCTACCGCGGCATCGGCCGGCCCGTGCTGGGCTGAGCGGCGTCAGCTGGGTGCAGCCGCCGGCTTGTGCAGGGGTTCCCGAGCGGGTATCTCGCTCGCGGAGGGTTGAATATGCGAACTTACACGGTCCTCGGCTCGGTCTGTGGAGCGAGTCTCCTGCTCTGGGTCTCCACTGCTGGGGCGCAAGAATGCGTGCCGGCATGCGCTGCCGGATCGGTCTGCCAGGCGGGAGTGTGTGTGGCGCCTCCGCCTCCGCCGCCCGCGCCCGCCGAGACCCCGCCGGCGCCCCCACCTGCCGCCCCCGCCGCCGCTCCGCCTGCAGCTCCACCCGCTGGCGCACCACCGCCGGCGGCGCCGCCCTACGCGGCACCGCAACCCGGCGCATCACCCGCAGCAAGCGGCGCCGCGGCTGCTCCCGCCGCTGCCGCCCACAAAGTGCGCTCTGGCTTCGCCGCCGTGGTGCGCGCCGGGTACATCGTCACGGGCAGCGGGGAGCGCGACACGAAGTGCACGGGCTCGGACTGTCCGAGCATACGTACCGAGGACTACGACGACAAGTCGGGGCTGGTGCTCGGCGCGGACTTCTTCGGTCACCTGTCCCCGCAGTTCCGACTCGGCGGGGGTCTGCTCTTCGCGCCGAACACGAAGATGGAGACCTCGGATGGCAGCGCCAAGGTCGGCAGTGATCTCTCGCTCTTGGCCATTGGAGAGGGTGTGTTCGACGTCGGGCCCACGACGGCCCTGGCGCTGCGGTTGTTCGTGGGGCCGGCCATCGTCATCGCGGGCTCCGACTTGAAAGACGAGAACGACTCCATCAACGACAGCTGCAAACAGGTCAACTGCAAGTTCGACGAGGGGTCGAACGCTGCACTGAGCTACGGCGTCGGGGGCGGAGTCATCGTGGACGTCGGCTCTGTCGCCCTGCGTTTCGATCTGCTTCAGCAGTGGTACAGCGGCAAAGGGCGCAAGGTCGACTACTCGGGCAGCGGTGTCGATGCCACGATCGAGGAGGAGATCAGCGGCAGTCGTACCCTCGTGGCGGTCGGCCTCGATTTCTGATCGAAAACACATCTCCGTCGGGCCGAAGAGCGCGGGGGCAGTCGGAGCTGGCTCACCCCAGCTCGCTCCGCGGCGTTGCTGAGTCAGGCCGCGCGCCGACGACGCGCGAGCCCGATGGCCGCAGCGAGAACCAGCCACGCAAGATCGGAGCGCGCCGGATTGTCACCCTGGTGCCAGCCCGCCGCCCTTTCAACACCGCTGCGGATGGCCAGTCGATCTCGAGCGGTGTTCATCGAACATCCGCAGCGCGAACGCGCCGGCCGGATGCGCGCGGTAGCTCGCGACCAATGCCCGCACGGGCTCCGGAAGCTCATCCGGCGTGGGCAGCGGCACGCCGTAGTTTCGAGGGCAGGTCAGCGCCGCCGCCATACAAGCAAACGTCAGATCGGCGGCCGTGAAACGCTCGCCAACCAAGAATCTCTTTCCACCCGCGAGACGCTCTCCGACCTCGTCGAACACGCGGTCCACCACCGCGCGGCCCGCCCGCTCCGTGTCCGCGCTGATGTCCAGATAAAGAATAGCGCGATTGCGGGAGCGGGCCCACGGTTCAGCCGGCGCGTGTGAGTACGAGGCCAACAAGGTGGCGCCCGGTGCCGCAATCGTCGAGTTGGACGGAGCCGCTGGTGCGGCGCCGGGATGGGGCCACAGGTCGCTATGGAGAAATTGCCCGCCCGGCTCGACGTCGAGGGGCTCGGCGGGGCCGGGTCGGTTGCGATGAGGCGGCATCCGGAGGTGGTCCGAGGGTCGAGCGGAGGGAAGACCGCGCGGTGATTCCGCTCGTAGGATGGACGTGGGCATGACCACTCGAGCGAGCGGCCAATGGGTGATGACTGCGGTGCTTGGCTGAAGTGGTCATGCCGCTTTCGGAGGGGCTCGGGCGTCGAAAGCCGAGCGCGGCAACGGCCGGCGCTCGAGCGCACGACGGCCACAACAGCGGCAGCAGTCGATTTCGATGCCGGTCAGGATGCGGATCACTTCGCGCCACTTGGCGGCGCGCAGAGGGTTGGAGGAGCTGGGCGAAGCGGTGGGGTTCGGAGCGGATTTGGCCGGTAGTAGCTGTCGCGCGGTTTCGAGTCGGCCGGTGGCGTGGCTCGCCGACACCAGCCCGTAGTGTCGGATCTTGGTGAAGCCGGGCGGCAGGATGTGGCGAAGCCAGCGCATGAGGAATGCGACGCCGTCGAGCGTGATGTGCTCGCCACTCTTGGTGCGGAAAGTGACGCCGCGCTGGTCCATCGCGAGGAGTCGGTGGTTGGAGATGGCGACGCGGTGAGTGTACTGGCCGAGGTAGGTGATCACCTGGGCGGCGCCGCCGAAGGGGCGTTTGCAGTAGACGTTCCAGCTCTTGCGATGAAGGCCCGCAACGAGCGCGGCGAAACGGGTGGGGTCGCCGATGCGCAACGTGCCGGAGCGGGCGGCCCGCGTGAGGGCGTCGAGCATCTTTCCGCGGAACAGCCGACCCATGACGTGGACGGGAAAGAGGAAGTCGCGGCGGGCAGAGATCCAGCGAGAGCCGTCCGGGCTGAGCGCACCTCCGGTCACGATACAGTGCAGGTGCGGATGGTATTCGAGCTTCTGCGTCCACGTGTGCAACACCGCCGTCACGCCGAGCTCGCCGCCGCAACGCTTGGGATCCACGCCGAGCTGGAGCAGCGTGGCGGATGCACAACGGAAGAGCAGGTCGTAGACGATTCTCGGACTGGCGAGAGCCAGACCGCGCAACTGAGCGGGCAGTGTGAAGACGACGTGGAAATAGTGGATCGGCAGTACGCGCTCCAACCGCCCGGCGATCCACTTCGCCTGCGCCACCGCCGGGCACTTCGGGCAGTGCCGGTTGTGACATGAGTCGTACGAAGGATCGCTGACGAAGCCACAGTCGAGACACACGTTGACGTGCCCACCGAGGGCGGCCGTTCGGCAACGTGCTACGGCGTCGAGGACAGCGCGCTCGGCGAGGGTCAGTGCATGTTGTTGCTCGTGGACCGGCCGGAACGCGCGAACGACATCCGCGAGCTCCAGCGACGGCCTGCCTTCCTGTGCTGGCTCCGGCGAGCGAGCACAAGGGCCATGCTGGCGCATGCCCGGCTACCCGGCGCGCCGACTTCGAGACCGCTTCTTTCTGGGCACCGGCGAGGCCGTCTTGCGCAGCCGGTCCGCTGGGCTCTTGGTCCTCCGAATCATTACCGGGCTGACCTGCGCGTAGCGAGCGGTCGTGCTGATGGAGGCGTGACCGAGCAGGACCTGCAACGTGCGCAGATCGGTCCCGGTCTCGAGCAGATGCGTGGCGAAGGCATGGCGCAGGACATGAGGGTGCACGTGCTTTTCGAGCCCTGCGCGGACCGCCGCCCGCGCCAACGCCTTGCCCACGGTGTCCCGGCACAGGACGCGGCCCGGTGTCTTCCCAGGAAACAGCTCGGGACCCGGCGGTTGCTCTTGCCTCCAGTACGCACGGAGCGTTTGCAGCACGAGCTTGGGCAACATCGTGTAGCGGTCACGCTGACCTTTGCCTTGCCTGATGTGAATCACCATGCGACGGCTGTCGATGTCCGCAACTCGCAAGTTGAGCACCTCGTTGATCCGCAGGCCGGCCCCATACGCCGTCATCACGATCGCCTGCATTCTGAGCGACCCCAGCTCACCGAGCAGTTGCTCGATCTCGTCGCCGCTCAGGATGGCCGGCAGTCGATGCGGCACGCGCATCTGCTGGATCCAAGCGACCTCTTCCGGTCGCTCCAGGGTGTGCGCATAGAGAAACTTCAGCGCCGCGGCGTCAGACGTTGTACGTCGATGGCGAGCGCTTCAGGTCCTCGACCAGGTGCAGCAAGAAGTCTCAATTTCGGCCTTGCCCATCAGCGTCGGTGACTTGCCGTGGTGCCTCACGAAAACTTCGGCGCAACGCAGATAGGTCTTGAGCGTGTTGGCGCAAAGACCGCGCAGCCTGATGTCCTCGGCCATTTTGTTTCGCAGCTGTCCCATGCTTCAACTCCGGTGTTGGCGCACCCGGCCATCGGGCGCGCGATCACCAGGATCGCCGACGAACACAGCGTGGCGCCGCTCATGCTCGAGCCGGCAGGAATCAAGCCGCGATGCGACGTCGCCGCGGGCAGCCGCTCAGACGCTGCCCGTCACGTGGCGCTACTCCTGCCGCGCCAGCGGCTTCGTCCAACGGGGCACGCGTTGACCCGCGAGCGCCGTGGCTCATCGTATCAGACGGCAAGGCGTGAACGCACGCGGGCGAGTGCCGCATCAGAGTGGTCGCCCGCGGGCGCGGAACGGACGGTAAAACTCGCCACGACCGGCGCTCGGCGGGTCGAACGCGAGTTATACCGTGGTGGAGCCACGGTTGTTCGGGGCGCGGAGACCGTGGGCGCCACCGTGCGGCGTGGCGCCGTGATCTCGGAGCTCGGGTGCCAGCGCGCGGGGCTTCTGTTCACCGCGCCACGGTCGACACGACGCGTGGGGTCGCGCGCGGCGCTTGGGCGAAGGACTCTGAGACCGCAGCGCGGCAAAGACAGTCGGCAAGGCGCTGATGATCTTGCGTGATCGTTTCCGGTCAGAAGACAGCGGTATAACGGGGCACGCGTTGACCCGCGAGCGCCGTGGCTCATCGTAACAGACGGCAAGGCGTGAACGCACGCGGGCGAGTGCCGAAGACAGA
This window harbors:
- a CDS encoding CapA family protein; this translates as MRVSFGFWAAVLGGLVACAERKEPSATPDAQVPAPASAAAVPAPPADAAPPAAAEEKKSDRVVVLVGGDVNLGRGAGARIIADPKYAPFREIAPLLASADLRIVNLESQLSEQQGETQHPNNHLVFTGPPGGADVLAQAGIQLVSLANNHAWDYGKDAFFQTIANLERAKVRYAGATREPGRMYEPTLLTIKGFRIAVFAVTDIWNQGPIQEHVARNHVAWAAFKLLEAPLKKARKENDLVLVSYHGGGEYMDVPMQWTRSFVAQVMGAGADAFFGHHPHVPLGVGWHAGRPAFYSLGNLVFAMHRDYPWTGTSFMARVTFFADGRREVEACPYSILGHIPTPFGGKTRVPREQAFERHLELLSAATGGTEAGPPGELSCMPISPKKPGSAR
- a CDS encoding L,D-transpeptidase; this translates as MRRLVLTGVFVLAACAASRAPEAKPPASSQSTASHFVANTTPRAETASAAAAPNDVALSPADFFGADYPRAKARAPGSGVGSLTWGTWIQPGPRAGSLPLGSIRQGGTLPLLDSEILPGNGSCPRFVKVEGGFVCAGPRATLDMNSRWLTAGAWTEPAPGVMPYQYALSVGTPMLTRPLPAEKMLWKTGARDRPPMRGWNAGHDELAEDEPIAPNGPIPDFLKDGGQVPTPWGEPKGSFFKMIPAGTMLAYTRAFEAFGETWVLSTNMSVIPARGLKRFRVSTFHGVELDKGTQLPLAWMRKTPRPKWRKSAQGFEATGETWPVKTWVALTGREEESDKRRFLETREAGVFLERSDATLVEARPKPPWETKGTGKWLHVRVNRGTLTAYEGPKPVFTTLISPGQKDATPYGRYFVESKHHFSTMSTAKGEAAGFFIADVPWTIYFKRPYAIHASYWHEDFGERKSGGCINLSPLDAHRVFQWVTPDLPQGWDTVQAPAKGDTTFVLVEG
- a CDS encoding autotransporter domain-containing protein, which encodes MRLSHRSLVGSLVFVALMGFGAGALAQGEPPPPPPPPPPPPAGEPAPPPPPPPPTQPAQPPAGQPPPPAAYGQPGAPPPQGAPPPGYYGYPAQGEPPPPMARQPVGVHEHDGFFLRMGLGYAYVNTKIEVTDPVELSGSIKGSGVGLGLMIGGTIAPGFVLGGALLGHGVSEPDFELDGTKIDTKDETLTFSVFGLFGQYYFDATSGGYLQALIGFGQLDDNDNNNNNSNNNEKPSGAVFGIGGGYDFWVGEQWSLGPELRFMYAPLKYDKDSVKADYNTTAFTLFFTGTLH
- the zwf gene encoding glucose-6-phosphate dehydrogenase — translated: MTAVPPSENPLRAGMLEELSVEPCALVIFGASGDLTGRKLLPGVYALAKNRMLPSAFAVVGFARRPISDAEFRDKMKSSVQKYARSQPLDEPVWDDLARGMRYVQGAFDDATAYRKLKETLEELDRTRGTAGGRTFYLAVPPDAVRGIVEQLVEAGLCPRPDGPGTPYARVIVEKPFGVDLASAKQLNRDLLGLLDERQVFRIDHYLGKETVQNLLVLRFGNTIFEPLWNRSHVSHVELTVAEHIGMEGRGKFYEQTGLMRDIVQNHTLQLLSLVAMEAPVAWDADAVRDEKVKALRALRQIRSIEEIRTSTLRGQYAGGVVRGDAVPGYREEPDVAGASSVETYVAIEARVENWRWAGVPFYIRAGKRLAKRVTEIGLHFRPLPHPLFDESTLGLRQPNSLVLRIQPDEGIALRFASKIPGQGVAMRDVAMDFRYGTAFGHESPEAYERLLLDTMRGDATLFTRHDEVEAQWSFVDPILAAWRDNAALLASYPAGGWGPAESDAMLARNGHHWSKP
- a CDS encoding glucose-6-phosphate dehydrogenase assembly protein OpcA; its protein translation is MSVEGRLEPRALDAEVSAVCRVEPGTLREAVCAERVSLTFGALLGKRAASILASLIEASLPTALFVGPGAPAAVVEALCPEAGVVVLDSAELGLERAAKLAGLGQAKIHDLAFIRGRRSREMLARVFDDCGLRPALGRIRAIDIVHAERPGHVGAGVEAELLIAWLAARLGWDASLRDKSGTPVHVSVQSATRDGVLPGCLLLVVLHAELDAGPLEARIERSADGEHLSLTVSSPGASDQVRRFSVPRRDDAELVERAIRSFRDDELVREALAFAKEWKSHA
- the pgl gene encoding 6-phosphogluconolactonase, whose product is MPEILVTNDAGELAEQARTLASTIIATAIDQRGVANIALSGGSTPGETYRLLAESGLDIEHCRWFFVDERCVAPDNERSNYRAARRELFESAKISDAHVFRMLGELGAEAGARAYTEVLDAELGAGAPMDLVIAGLGNDGHTASLFPGTGAVRLPGRVVAVTPGGELEPRISLGRDMLLASRRVLLLVSGAGKRSALVQALAAGDEDVIPARIYLAAPAGVVTVIMDAAAQG